One Nitrospina watsonii DNA segment encodes these proteins:
- the folD gene encoding bifunctional methylenetetrahydrofolate dehydrogenase/methenyltetrahydrofolate cyclohydrolase FolD → MTLIDGKLVSSVIKDRVQIQVADLKNKSGKVPGLAVVLVGEDPASAVYVKNKNKTCEAMGFQSLSHTLPADTDEATLLQLIATLNQDEAVHGILVQLPLPKQIDSQRVLEAIDPRKDVDGFHPVNVGYLTSGVKTLAPCTPAGIIEMLDHYKIDIEGKRAVIIGRSNIVGKPMAMLLLQRHATVTICHSRTKDLPAVAREADIVVGAIGKPRFVTADFVKDGAVVIDVGINRVDGKLVGDVDFDKVAEKCSYITPVPGGVGPMTIAMLMQNTLTAFKTIHNL, encoded by the coding sequence ATGACACTCATCGACGGCAAACTCGTCTCCTCGGTCATCAAGGACCGCGTCCAGATCCAGGTGGCGGATCTTAAAAATAAATCCGGCAAGGTGCCGGGCCTGGCGGTGGTGCTGGTCGGCGAAGATCCGGCCTCCGCCGTGTACGTAAAAAATAAGAACAAAACCTGCGAGGCGATGGGATTCCAGTCGCTGTCGCACACCCTGCCGGCGGACACGGACGAGGCCACGCTGCTGCAGCTGATCGCCACGCTCAACCAGGACGAGGCGGTGCATGGCATCCTCGTGCAACTGCCGCTGCCCAAGCAGATCGATTCCCAGCGCGTGCTGGAAGCCATCGATCCGCGCAAGGATGTGGACGGGTTTCATCCGGTCAACGTCGGCTACCTGACTTCCGGGGTCAAAACGCTTGCTCCGTGCACGCCCGCGGGTATTATAGAAATGCTGGACCATTACAAGATCGATATCGAGGGCAAACGCGCGGTGATCATCGGTCGCAGCAACATCGTCGGCAAACCGATGGCCATGCTGCTGCTGCAACGCCACGCCACGGTGACGATCTGCCATTCGCGCACGAAAGACTTGCCCGCGGTGGCCAGGGAAGCGGACATCGTGGTCGGCGCCATCGGCAAACCGCGCTTCGTCACCGCCGACTTCGTGAAAGACGGCGCGGTGGTGATCGACGTCGGCATCAACCGCGTGGACGGCAAGCTGGTGGGCGACGTGGATTTCGACAAGGTGGCGGAGAAGTGTTCATACATCACCCCGGTGCCCGGCGGCGTCGGGCCCATGACCATCGCCATGCTCATGCAGAACACGCTGACCGCGTTCAAGACCATCCACAACCTGTAA
- the xseA gene encoding exodeoxyribonuclease VII large subunit, translated as MALISPDRSDAPLEDESGHVFTVGELTRTIRSLLEQAFEMVWVEGEISNYTVANSGHAYFSLKDDKAQVRCVFFRGNRMRVKFKPGDGDQVLVCGRLNVYEPRGEYQIVVDSLEPRGLGALQKAFEQLKEKLQKEGLFDEARKQPIPEFPWRVGIVTSPTGAAIRDIVNVIQRRNPKISALLYPVKVQGDGAAEEVAEAIRYMNTIEDLDVLIVGRGGGSIEDLWAFNEEVVARAIYASELPVISAVGHEIDFTIADFVADLRAPTPSAAAELAVPRLKDVMEDLSWLINSLIDGMDDEIGEYKDHLRRLIDRRFFREPQRILEGPAQRLDEISQRLLRGLDQWVVVQRHRAVSTVHRLMQASPQWDIKNGEDKRAGLEHRLIKQMASQSRWHRQRFEGVAKNLNALSPLSILDRGYSITTDTQSGKAVKASGEVKPGDKVEVRLSKGKLDCTVDGTNE; from the coding sequence ATGGCCCTCATCTCCCCGGACCGGTCGGACGCTCCCCTCGAAGACGAAAGCGGCCACGTCTTCACCGTCGGCGAACTCACGCGCACCATTCGCTCGCTTCTGGAGCAGGCGTTTGAGATGGTGTGGGTGGAAGGCGAGATTTCCAATTACACCGTCGCCAACTCCGGCCACGCCTATTTCAGCCTGAAAGACGACAAGGCGCAGGTGCGCTGCGTGTTCTTCCGCGGCAACCGCATGCGCGTGAAATTCAAACCCGGCGACGGCGACCAGGTGCTGGTGTGCGGCCGGCTCAACGTGTACGAACCGCGTGGCGAGTACCAGATCGTGGTGGACTCGCTGGAGCCGCGCGGGCTGGGCGCGTTGCAGAAAGCCTTCGAACAGCTTAAAGAAAAATTGCAGAAGGAAGGCCTGTTCGACGAGGCCAGGAAGCAACCCATTCCCGAATTTCCGTGGCGCGTCGGCATCGTGACGTCGCCGACGGGTGCGGCCATCCGCGACATTGTGAATGTCATCCAGCGCAGGAACCCGAAAATCTCGGCGCTGCTCTATCCCGTCAAGGTGCAGGGCGACGGCGCGGCGGAAGAGGTCGCCGAGGCCATCCGCTACATGAACACCATCGAGGATCTGGATGTGCTCATTGTCGGGCGCGGCGGCGGCTCGATCGAAGACCTGTGGGCGTTCAACGAGGAAGTGGTGGCGCGCGCCATTTACGCGTCGGAGTTGCCGGTGATCTCCGCCGTCGGCCATGAAATCGATTTCACCATCGCTGATTTCGTCGCCGACCTGCGTGCGCCGACCCCGTCGGCGGCGGCGGAACTTGCGGTGCCGCGTCTTAAAGATGTGATGGAGGATTTGAGCTGGTTGATCAATTCGTTGATCGACGGCATGGACGACGAGATCGGCGAATACAAGGATCACTTGAGGCGGCTCATCGATCGGCGTTTTTTCCGCGAGCCGCAACGCATTCTCGAAGGTCCGGCGCAGCGCCTCGACGAAATATCGCAACGCCTGCTGCGCGGGCTCGATCAATGGGTCGTGGTGCAGCGCCACCGCGCCGTCAGCACCGTGCACCGGCTCATGCAGGCGTCGCCCCAATGGGATATCAAAAACGGTGAGGACAAACGCGCCGGTCTCGAACACCGGCTGATCAAGCAGATGGCGTCGCAATCGCGCTGGCACCGGCAGCGATTCGAAGGCGTCGCCAAAAACCTGAATGCGCTCAGTCCGCTATCGATTTTGGATCGGGGCTACAGCATCACCACCGATACCCAATCCGGCAAGGCGGTGAAGGCGAGCGGTGAGGTGAAGCCGGGTGATAAAGTCGAAGTGCGTCTGTCGAAAGGAAAGCTCGACTGCACGGTGGACGGGACGAATGAGTGA
- a CDS encoding exodeoxyribonuclease VII small subunit encodes MAEMKFEKALQRLEQIVAELEKGELDIDKSLQIFEEGIKMSRICSKKLQEAEQKIETLTRNQKGELVAELFGGEAALDADDDEDDDDEEEDS; translated from the coding sequence ATGGCGGAGATGAAGTTTGAAAAGGCGTTGCAACGGCTGGAGCAGATTGTCGCCGAACTGGAAAAAGGCGAGCTCGACATCGACAAGTCGCTGCAGATTTTTGAAGAAGGCATCAAGATGTCGCGCATCTGTTCGAAGAAGTTGCAGGAAGCGGAACAGAAGATCGAAACGCTGACGCGCAACCAGAAGGGTGAACTGGTGGCGGAACTGTTCGGCGGCGAAGCGGCGCTGGATGCGGATGACGACGAAGACGACGATGACGAAGAAGAAGACAGTTAA
- a CDS encoding TlyA family RNA methyltransferase, with product MILAGRVRLGDEVLDKPGRMLAEDAPLAVEDPNPFVSRGGVKLAHALTTFGVSATGKTAADIGASTGGFTDCLLQNGAKKVYAFDVGYGQLDWKLQSDDRVVLCDRFNARHLKLEDVDGEAVGLAVIDVSFISLKLILPAVFAVMKEEGDLVALVKPQFEVGKDEVEHKGIIRDPAKHEKVLTDLTAFVVAQGWVACGLTASPITGQKGNREYLLHCVAAGRGEAIEPAHITKEVQA from the coding sequence TTGATCCTCGCCGGGCGTGTGCGCCTGGGCGATGAGGTGTTGGACAAGCCCGGCCGCATGCTGGCGGAAGACGCGCCGCTTGCGGTTGAAGACCCGAATCCCTTCGTCAGCCGGGGTGGCGTCAAACTGGCACACGCGCTCACCACGTTCGGCGTTTCGGCCACCGGCAAAACGGCGGCGGACATCGGCGCGTCCACCGGCGGCTTCACCGATTGCCTGCTGCAAAACGGCGCGAAGAAAGTGTATGCCTTCGATGTCGGCTACGGCCAGCTCGACTGGAAACTGCAAAGCGACGACCGCGTGGTGCTCTGCGACCGCTTCAATGCGCGGCATCTTAAGCTGGAGGATGTGGACGGGGAAGCGGTGGGCCTCGCGGTGATCGACGTGTCGTTCATCTCGCTGAAGCTCATCCTGCCTGCCGTGTTCGCGGTGATGAAAGAAGAAGGCGACCTCGTTGCGCTGGTCAAACCGCAGTTCGAGGTGGGTAAAGACGAAGTCGAGCACAAGGGCATCATCCGCGATCCCGCCAAGCACGAAAAAGTGCTCACCGATTTGACGGCGTTCGTGGTGGCGCAGGGCTGGGTCGCGTGCGGCCTCACCGCCTCGCCCATCACCGGGCAAAAGGGCAACCGCGAATATTTACTGCATTGCGTGGCCGCCGGACGCGGCGAGGCCATCGAACCCGCACACATCACGAAAGAGGTGCAGGCATGA
- a CDS encoding dCTP deaminase codes for MILSGDDIHKALADGRMIVEPAPAKENIDTTSIDLHLGEPLWIWKPEYEPYGVSSITVNPEHFDYRQFSDQYLIEVPKDEKGCYRLEPKRIYLGSTFEKVEFPPGSRLAGRVEGKSRIARLGLMVHMTAPMIHCGTGLGIITLEMLNHGPFVIEAKPGETRICQLVLEEVTSDPGDRSGRQFHKQKDAKG; via the coding sequence ATGATTCTGAGCGGCGACGACATTCACAAGGCCCTCGCGGACGGGCGCATGATCGTCGAGCCCGCGCCGGCGAAGGAAAACATCGACACCACGTCGATCGACCTGCATCTTGGCGAGCCGCTCTGGATCTGGAAACCGGAATACGAGCCTTACGGCGTTTCCAGCATCACCGTCAATCCGGAGCATTTCGATTACCGTCAGTTCAGCGACCAGTATTTGATTGAAGTGCCGAAAGATGAGAAAGGCTGCTACCGCCTCGAACCCAAACGCATCTACCTGGGCTCGACGTTTGAGAAAGTCGAGTTCCCGCCCGGTTCGCGGCTGGCGGGTCGCGTCGAAGGCAAAAGCCGCATCGCGCGGCTCGGCCTCATGGTGCACATGACCGCGCCGATGATACACTGCGGCACCGGCCTCGGCATCATCACCCTGGAGATGCTCAACCACGGTCCGTTCGTCATTGAAGCCAAACCCGGCGAGACGCGCATCTGCCAACTCGTGCTGGAGGAAGTGACCAGCGACCCCGGCGACCGCTCCGGCCGCCAGTTCCACAAACAAAAAGACGCGAAGGGTTGA
- the gpmA gene encoding 2,3-diphosphoglycerate-dependent phosphoglycerate mutase — protein sequence MHKLVLMRHGQSTWNLENRFTGWTDVDLTDQGREEARLGGQLIREAGLTFDVAHTSVLKRAIRTLWIALDELDLMWIPVHRSWRLNERHYGNLQGLNKAETAEQHGDDQVKIWRRSYDIPPPPLPDGDARLPHSDRRYAGVDAADLPKTEALKHTVDRFLPYWNDTIVPEIQAGRRVLICAHGNSLRALVKHLDGISNEDIVELNIPTGIPLVYELNESLKPTKSYYLGDAEAAKKAADAVAKQAGGK from the coding sequence ATGCATAAACTGGTTTTGATGCGCCACGGCCAGAGCACCTGGAACCTGGAGAACCGCTTCACCGGCTGGACCGACGTGGACCTCACCGATCAGGGCCGCGAGGAAGCCCGGCTGGGGGGTCAGCTCATCCGCGAGGCCGGACTGACCTTCGACGTGGCCCACACTTCTGTTTTGAAACGCGCCATCCGCACGTTGTGGATCGCGCTCGACGAACTCGATTTGATGTGGATTCCGGTCCACCGCTCCTGGCGGCTGAACGAACGCCACTATGGCAACCTGCAGGGACTCAACAAAGCCGAAACCGCGGAACAGCACGGCGACGACCAGGTGAAGATCTGGCGGCGCAGTTACGACATCCCGCCGCCACCGCTCCCCGACGGCGACGCACGCCTGCCGCACAGCGATCGGCGCTATGCCGGGGTCGATGCCGCCGACCTGCCGAAGACGGAGGCGCTCAAGCACACGGTCGATCGTTTTCTGCCGTACTGGAACGACACCATCGTGCCCGAGATCCAGGCCGGCAGGCGCGTGCTCATCTGCGCCCACGGCAACAGCCTGCGCGCCCTGGTCAAGCACCTCGACGGCATCAGCAATGAGGACATCGTGGAACTCAACATCCCGACCGGCATCCCGCTGGTGTACGAACTGAATGAGAGTTTGAAGCCGACCAAGAGTTATTACCTCGGCGACGCCGAAGCGGCGAAGAAGGCGGCGGATGCCGTCGCCAAACAGGCCGGCGGGAAATAG
- the thrS gene encoding threonine--tRNA ligase, with protein MNEQTQNPAPQTEFDLDTLRHSCAHLMAQAVKQLFPETQITIGPVIEDGFYYDFYRETPFVPEDLQKIEKRMKEIAKKGLPIERQEMPRDDAVKFFKDMGEEFKVEIIESIDQADTISAYSQGDFTDLCRGPHVDNTKRLKAFKLLSTSAAYWRGDERNPVMQRIYGTAWRNKDELKQYLDRLEEAKRRDHRKLGKELDLFSMSEDVGPGLILWHPKGSRIRYIVEEFWRQQHYKNGYELVYTPHTAKSDLWQTSGHFDFYKENMFAPMDVENKEYILKPMNCPFHIQIYKSHLRSYRDLPLRWAELGTVYRYERSGVMHGLLRVRGFTQDDAHLFCAHNQIESEIERVLQFVLYILRSFGFDEYKVFLSTRPEKSVGSDNDWETATTALQKALDASGLDYEEDPGEGVFYGPKIDIKIKDSLGRFWQVSTIQVDFNLPHRFEMTYVAEDGKQHQPIMIHRALMGSIERFFGCLIEHYAGAFPLWLAPVQVALLPITDSQNGYAEKVAAQLEENGIRVEKDLRNEKIGFKIRAAQMAKTPYMLVLGDKEVQSGQIAVRKRRSQETHTLSLDDFLKRLKQEIDDKVIDVH; from the coding sequence ATGAACGAACAGACACAAAATCCCGCTCCGCAGACGGAATTCGATCTCGACACCCTGCGCCACAGTTGCGCCCACCTCATGGCGCAGGCGGTGAAGCAGCTCTTTCCGGAGACGCAGATCACCATCGGTCCGGTGATCGAAGACGGGTTTTATTACGATTTTTACCGCGAGACGCCGTTCGTTCCGGAAGATTTGCAGAAGATCGAAAAGCGTATGAAGGAGATCGCCAAAAAAGGTCTGCCTATCGAGCGTCAGGAAATGCCGCGCGATGACGCCGTAAAATTTTTTAAAGACATGGGCGAGGAGTTCAAGGTCGAGATCATCGAGTCGATCGACCAGGCCGACACCATTTCCGCGTACTCGCAGGGCGATTTCACCGACCTGTGCCGCGGTCCGCACGTGGACAACACGAAACGCCTGAAAGCGTTCAAGCTGCTGTCCACCTCCGCCGCCTACTGGCGCGGCGACGAGCGCAACCCGGTGATGCAACGCATCTACGGCACCGCGTGGCGCAACAAGGATGAGTTGAAGCAATACCTCGACCGGCTGGAAGAAGCCAAGCGCCGCGACCACCGCAAGCTGGGCAAGGAACTCGACCTGTTTTCGATGTCGGAGGACGTCGGTCCCGGCCTCATCCTGTGGCACCCGAAAGGATCGCGCATCCGCTACATCGTCGAGGAATTCTGGCGGCAGCAGCATTACAAAAACGGCTACGAACTCGTTTACACGCCGCACACGGCGAAGTCGGACCTGTGGCAGACCAGTGGGCATTTCGATTTTTACAAAGAGAACATGTTCGCGCCGATGGATGTCGAGAACAAGGAGTACATCCTGAAGCCGATGAACTGCCCGTTCCACATTCAGATTTACAAGTCGCACCTGCGCAGTTACCGCGACCTGCCCCTGCGCTGGGCGGAGTTGGGCACGGTGTACCGTTACGAACGTTCCGGCGTCATGCACGGTCTGCTGCGCGTGCGCGGCTTCACGCAGGACGACGCGCACCTGTTCTGCGCGCACAACCAGATCGAGTCCGAGATCGAACGCGTGTTGCAGTTCGTGCTCTACATCCTGCGTTCGTTCGGGTTCGACGAATACAAAGTATTTTTGAGCACGCGGCCGGAAAAATCCGTGGGTTCCGACAACGATTGGGAGACGGCAACGACGGCCTTGCAGAAGGCGCTCGACGCATCCGGCCTCGATTACGAGGAAGACCCCGGCGAAGGCGTGTTCTACGGACCGAAGATCGACATCAAGATCAAGGACAGCCTCGGCCGTTTCTGGCAGGTCTCGACGATCCAGGTCGATTTCAATCTGCCGCACCGGTTCGAGATGACCTACGTCGCCGAGGACGGCAAACAGCATCAGCCGATCATGATCCACCGCGCGCTGATGGGATCGATCGAGCGCTTTTTCGGCTGCCTGATCGAGCATTATGCCGGAGCGTTTCCGTTGTGGCTGGCGCCGGTGCAGGTGGCGCTGTTGCCCATCACCGACAGTCAGAATGGTTATGCCGAAAAAGTTGCCGCCCAACTGGAAGAAAACGGAATCCGGGTGGAAAAAGACTTGCGAAATGAGAAGATTGGGTTCAAGATAAGGGCGGCCCAAATGGCCAAAACCCCCTATATGTTGGTTTTAGGTGACAAGGAAGTTCAATCCGGGCAGATAGCCGTCCGCAAGCGGCGTTCTCAGGAAACCCACACTCTGTCTCTGGATGATTTCTTGAAAAGGTTGAAGCAGGAAATCGATGACAAGGTCATCGACGTGCATTGA
- the infC gene encoding translation initiation factor IF-3 yields the protein MNKKQRINNMIRVKEVTVIGADGEQLGTFPTHEALAMAQENDLDLVEVAPHANPPVCRIMDYGKFKYKQSKRAHEAKKNQRVIHVKEVKFRPNTDQHDFNFKIKHAQRFLEAGDKAKIIIFFKGREIVHRDHGQKLLERVAQTLEDVADIEQSSKQEGRTLTMIMVPKKKKEVPVKKEDAAES from the coding sequence ATTAATAAAAAACAGCGTATCAACAACATGATCCGTGTCAAGGAAGTCACGGTGATTGGCGCCGACGGTGAGCAGTTGGGAACCTTCCCCACGCACGAGGCCTTGGCTATGGCCCAGGAAAACGACCTCGATCTGGTCGAAGTCGCACCGCACGCCAACCCGCCCGTTTGCCGGATCATGGATTACGGCAAATTCAAGTACAAGCAAAGCAAGCGGGCGCACGAAGCCAAAAAGAACCAGCGGGTCATTCACGTCAAGGAAGTCAAATTCCGGCCGAATACCGACCAGCACGATTTCAATTTCAAGATCAAGCACGCGCAGCGCTTTCTGGAAGCCGGCGACAAGGCCAAGATCATCATCTTTTTCAAGGGACGCGAAATCGTCCATCGTGATCATGGCCAGAAGCTGCTGGAACGCGTCGCGCAAACGCTGGAAGATGTGGCGGACATCGAGCAGTCGTCGAAGCAGGAAGGCCGCACGTTGACGATGATCATGGTGCCGAAAAAGAAAAAAGAAGTTCCCGTTAAGAAAGAAGATGCGGCCGAGAGCTGA
- the rpmI gene encoding 50S ribosomal protein L35, which produces MPKMKTNKSAAKRFRKTGTGKIRRNAAFTSHILTSKSTKRKRNLRRSRTLTSGDAKRIKALLPY; this is translated from the coding sequence ATGCCGAAAATGAAAACCAACAAGAGCGCCGCAAAACGGTTTCGCAAAACCGGTACCGGCAAGATCCGCCGCAATGCTGCGTTCACCAGTCACATACTGACGAGCAAATCCACCAAACGTAAACGCAATCTTCGACGCAGCCGGACTCTCACCAGCGGCGACGCCAAGCGCATCAAAGCCTTGTTGCCCTACTGA
- the rplT gene encoding 50S ribosomal protein L20 produces MPRAVNGTVSRNRRKKVLKLAKGFRSVRSKAYRKAREAVEKSLSYAYRDRRTRKRDFRRLWIARINAAARAEGLTYSQFMHGLKKANIDLDRKVLSDMAIHNEKSFKSLLETARSNLS; encoded by the coding sequence ATGCCAAGAGCCGTAAATGGAACCGTATCCCGGAACCGCCGCAAAAAAGTACTGAAACTGGCGAAAGGCTTCCGCAGTGTGCGCAGCAAGGCATACCGCAAAGCCCGCGAAGCGGTGGAAAAATCGCTGAGCTATGCCTACCGCGATCGCCGCACCCGCAAGCGTGATTTCCGTCGCCTGTGGATCGCCCGCATCAACGCCGCTGCCCGCGCTGAAGGCCTGACCTACAGCCAGTTCATGCACGGCCTGAAAAAAGCCAACATCGATCTCGACCGCAAAGTGCTGTCCGACATGGCGATACATAACGAAAAATCGTTCAAGTCGCTGCTCGAAACCGCCCGCTCGAATTTAAGCTGA
- the pheS gene encoding phenylalanine--tRNA ligase subunit alpha — translation MIDQIDNHRREFEEALTAASRPDDLKDLRTRYLGKKGHVTAILKDLRNLPPEEKRAVGKLINDLKTHVEERLQQRTEELAQQGAGSKTSTFDTTLPGRREPVGTLHPIMQVMEEITQVFVSLGFDVAEGPEIESDYYNFEALNIPQDHPARDMQDTFYIGDRVLRTHTSPVQIHVMEKQQPPVRIIAPGKVYRCDSDISHTPMFHQIEGLMVDEGVSFSDLKGVMNLFVQQVFGAGTGVRFRPSFFPFTCPSAEVDIQCVICGGDGCRVCSRTGWIEILGCGMVDPAVFGFVDYDPEKWTGFAFGLGMERIAMLKYGINDIRLFFENDLRFLQQF, via the coding sequence ATGATCGATCAGATTGACAATCACCGCCGGGAGTTTGAAGAAGCCCTCACCGCCGCCTCCCGTCCGGACGATCTCAAGGACCTGCGCACGCGCTACCTCGGTAAAAAAGGTCACGTCACCGCCATCCTCAAAGACCTGCGCAACCTGCCGCCGGAAGAAAAACGCGCCGTCGGCAAACTCATCAACGATCTCAAAACCCACGTCGAAGAACGTCTGCAACAAAGAACCGAGGAACTGGCACAACAGGGCGCGGGTTCCAAAACCAGCACGTTCGACACCACGTTGCCTGGCCGCCGCGAGCCAGTCGGCACGCTGCACCCCATCATGCAGGTGATGGAAGAGATCACACAGGTGTTCGTCAGCCTCGGGTTCGACGTGGCCGAAGGGCCGGAGATCGAATCCGACTACTACAATTTCGAAGCCCTCAACATTCCGCAAGATCATCCCGCGCGCGACATGCAGGATACGTTTTACATCGGCGACCGCGTGTTGCGCACGCACACCTCGCCGGTGCAGATTCATGTCATGGAAAAACAGCAGCCGCCGGTGCGCATCATCGCCCCCGGCAAGGTGTACCGCTGTGACTCGGACATCTCGCACACGCCGATGTTTCACCAGATCGAAGGCCTGATGGTGGACGAGGGCGTGTCGTTCAGCGACCTCAAGGGCGTCATGAACCTGTTCGTGCAGCAGGTGTTCGGCGCCGGCACCGGCGTGCGCTTCCGCCCCAGTTTTTTCCCCTTCACCTGTCCCAGCGCGGAAGTGGACATCCAGTGTGTCATCTGCGGCGGCGACGGCTGCCGTGTGTGTTCGCGCACCGGCTGGATCGAAATCCTCGGTTGCGGTATGGTGGACCCGGCGGTGTTCGGGTTTGTCGATTACGATCCGGAAAAATGGACCGGCTTC